A part of Bacillota bacterium genomic DNA contains:
- the scfB gene encoding thioether cross-link-forming SCIFF peptide maturase — MPCPRCLSGARKDANWHVFSVLGVNLLLDVKTGGLHELDAVAYDVADAYQGHGSREEVVRRLAAIHGEEAVGEAYDEIDEMVFSGRLSSPFAPDEPYEPSGEVLVKALCLHVAHDCNLRCRYCFGKTGNFGMTRELMPERVARAAIDFLLARSGKRRNLNVDFFGGEPLLNFGVVKSTVEYGRARAERLGKHIDFTLTTNAVLLDDNVARFLTENDMLVVLSLDGRKETHDRMRVAPGGCGSYDVVAPHVRRFVESRAPGSYFVRGTYTRANLDFASDVMHLADIGCESISVEPVVGGRDASYGIRASDLDAIGREYERLAALFLERHAQGRGFSFYHFNVDLEGGPCLARRLAGCGAGVDYLAVAPDGNVYPCHQFVGQPEFLMGDVFDGEMDEALVERFRGAHVYTKRGCAECWARFICSGGCHANAYFSSGDILIPEPVACAIQKKRIECALAVQALLRDTRDAAS; from the coding sequence ATGCCCTGCCCACGGTGCCTGTCTGGGGCGCGCAAGGACGCCAACTGGCATGTGTTCTCGGTGCTCGGGGTCAACCTTCTTCTCGATGTGAAAACAGGCGGCCTTCACGAGCTTGATGCCGTGGCCTACGATGTGGCCGATGCCTACCAGGGCCATGGGTCAAGAGAGGAGGTCGTCCGTAGGTTGGCGGCCATTCACGGCGAGGAGGCGGTTGGCGAAGCTTACGACGAGATCGACGAGATGGTGTTCTCTGGCAGGCTCTCTTCTCCCTTCGCGCCAGACGAGCCGTACGAGCCTTCGGGCGAGGTGCTCGTCAAGGCCCTCTGCCTGCATGTGGCGCACGACTGTAACCTCAGATGCCGGTACTGCTTCGGCAAGACCGGAAACTTCGGCATGACGCGGGAACTCATGCCTGAGCGCGTCGCCCGGGCGGCGATAGACTTCCTCCTCGCCCGGTCTGGCAAACGCCGCAATCTCAACGTGGACTTCTTCGGCGGCGAACCGCTCCTCAACTTCGGTGTGGTGAAGTCCACGGTCGAGTACGGCCGGGCCAGGGCGGAGCGGCTTGGCAAGCACATTGACTTCACCCTTACTACTAACGCGGTTCTGCTCGATGATAACGTGGCCCGTTTCCTCACCGAAAACGACATGCTCGTAGTGCTCAGCCTGGACGGCCGCAAAGAGACACACGACCGGATGCGGGTCGCGCCTGGGGGCTGCGGCAGCTATGATGTGGTGGCGCCCCACGTGCGGCGGTTCGTTGAGAGCCGGGCGCCCGGGTCGTACTTCGTCCGCGGGACGTACACCAGGGCGAACCTGGACTTCGCGTCCGACGTCATGCACCTTGCGGACATCGGTTGCGAGAGCATATCGGTAGAGCCCGTGGTTGGCGGACGGGACGCGTCTTACGGCATCCGCGCGAGCGACCTCGACGCCATCGGCCGAGAATACGAGCGCCTAGCCGCGCTCTTCCTTGAGCGGCACGCCCAGGGAAGGGGGTTCTCGTTCTACCATTTCAACGTGGATCTCGAGGGCGGCCCGTGTCTTGCGCGGCGCCTTGCGGGCTGCGGCGCGGGCGTGGACTACCTCGCTGTGGCGCCCGACGGGAACGTGTACCCGTGCCATCAGTTCGTGGGGCAACCTGAGTTCCTCATGGGTGACGTGTTCGACGGCGAAATGGATGAGGCGCTCGTGGAGAGGTTCCGTGGTGCGCACGTGTACACGAAGCGCGGCTGCGCCGAGTGCTGGGCGCGGTTCATCTGCAGCGGCGGGTGCCACGCTAATGCCTACTTTTCGTCGGGGGACATCCTCATCCCAGAACCCGTGGCGTGTGCGATCCAGAAGAAGCGCATCGAGTGTGCCTTGGCCGTGCAGGCTCTGCTGCGCGACACACGCGATGCCGCTTCGTGA
- a CDS encoding nucleotidyltransferase domain-containing protein codes for MRRHRDPSGMTPLKKKDRDALDDFVKRLRESPLREGIRDIRLFGSKLRGDDTPDSDIDVLVIVSRLDRGVKEAVIDVAFDVNLRHDVYISPRVIPEHVFRDRIWKLTPFIQTLEREGVSL; via the coding sequence ATGCGTCGCCACAGGGATCCCAGCGGGATGACGCCGCTAAAGAAGAAGGACAGGGACGCCCTGGATGACTTCGTAAAGCGGCTTCGAGAAAGCCCCCTTAGAGAGGGAATACGAGACATCAGACTCTTCGGCTCCAAGCTGCGGGGGGACGATACGCCTGATTCGGATATAGACGTGCTCGTCATTGTGTCGAGGCTCGATCGAGGCGTGAAGGAAGCGGTCATCGATGTAGCCTTTGACGTCAACTTGCGTCATGATGTGTACATTTCTCCTCGGGTCATCCCAGAACACGTGTTCCGCGATCGCATCTGGAAGCTCACGCCGTTCATCCAGACTCTAGAACGCGAGGGCGTGTCCTTATGA
- a CDS encoding HEPN domain-containing protein gives MALKQVDSSKHSGVISLFQRHFVKDRLIDAQVARVLPSAFEKRQDTDYEDFVTVTPAEVSSLKEDVRRFIDECEHLLNKLVVDDEGLT, from the coding sequence CTGGCACTCAAGCAAGTGGACTCGTCCAAACACAGCGGAGTGATATCCCTCTTTCAGCGTCATTTCGTCAAAGACCGTCTGATCGACGCACAAGTTGCCAGGGTTCTGCCGTCTGCGTTCGAGAAGCGGCAGGACACTGACTACGAGGACTTCGTCACCGTGACGCCAGCTGAGGTCAGCTCACTCAAGGAGGACGTTCGAAGGTTCATTGACGAGTGTGAGCACCTTCTCAACAAGCTGGTAGTGGACGATGAAGGGCTGACCTAG
- the thrC gene encoding threonine synthase, with protein MTCGAVVESDVDGRGALTCPSCGSLGILDVVYDYDAITRRIGGDKGRDAGREAFGATGEGSMWRYLPFLPVDPAWERPPLRVGWTPLYDARQLARALDARSVFVKDEGVNPTASLKDRASAIAAVRAKAAGRRVVACASTGNAASSLAGCAASMGLRSCIFVPRRAPRGKLMQLLMYGATVVSVDGSYHDAFSLSATAIDKWGWYNRNAAINPYLVEGKKTVSFEICEQLEWQLPDWVAVAVGDGCTIAGVYKGFHDFRMTGLITRIPRILGVQAAGCQPIVEAFKSGADRVRAWPENTLADSIAVGVPRNPTKALRAVGLSGGHMIAVTDEEILRAMRLLGSTTGVFAEPAGAASLAGLIAAFDSGVIDRSEKVVVIATGNGLKDIANAERAAPPPIEVGPGMGELERALGARAGDLLTQEE; from the coding sequence ATGACGTGTGGCGCGGTCGTGGAGAGCGACGTCGACGGACGCGGGGCGCTCACATGCCCGTCCTGCGGCAGCCTAGGCATTCTCGACGTGGTGTACGATTACGATGCCATTACGCGCAGGATAGGCGGAGACAAAGGGCGTGATGCCGGCCGCGAGGCCTTTGGCGCCACCGGCGAAGGCTCCATGTGGCGCTACTTGCCGTTCCTGCCGGTCGACCCGGCCTGGGAAAGGCCGCCGCTTCGCGTGGGGTGGACACCGCTCTATGATGCGCGTCAGCTTGCCCGCGCCCTCGACGCGCGCTCCGTGTTCGTCAAGGACGAGGGGGTAAACCCGACGGCATCGCTCAAAGACCGGGCCTCGGCTATCGCAGCCGTCCGCGCGAAGGCGGCCGGCCGGCGCGTCGTTGCCTGCGCGTCCACGGGCAACGCCGCCTCGTCGCTCGCAGGGTGCGCTGCGTCGATGGGCCTCCGGTCGTGCATCTTCGTGCCAAGGCGGGCTCCCCGCGGCAAACTCATGCAGCTGCTCATGTACGGTGCCACGGTCGTCTCCGTGGACGGGTCCTATCACGACGCGTTCTCGCTTTCGGCGACCGCGATCGACAAGTGGGGCTGGTACAACCGCAATGCTGCGATCAACCCATACCTCGTCGAAGGCAAGAAGACCGTGAGCTTCGAGATATGCGAGCAGCTCGAGTGGCAACTCCCCGATTGGGTCGCGGTCGCAGTCGGCGACGGGTGCACCATAGCCGGTGTGTACAAGGGCTTCCATGACTTTCGGATGACGGGCCTCATAACGCGAATTCCGCGTATTCTCGGCGTCCAGGCCGCCGGATGCCAGCCCATCGTGGAGGCGTTCAAGTCGGGCGCAGACCGCGTCCGGGCGTGGCCCGAGAACACGCTGGCCGACAGCATAGCGGTGGGGGTACCTCGCAACCCGACGAAGGCCCTGCGCGCGGTGGGCCTGTCCGGCGGTCACATGATCGCCGTGACTGACGAGGAGATCCTTCGCGCCATGAGATTGCTCGGCTCGACGACCGGCGTGTTCGCCGAGCCGGCCGGAGCTGCGAGCCTCGCCGGCCTTATCGCCGCTTTCGACAGTGGCGTCATAGACCGCTCGGAGAAGGTTGTCGTGATCGCCACCGGCAACGGGCTCAAAGACATCGCCAATGCCGAGAGGGCAGCGCCGCCTCCCATCGAGGTCGGCCCGGGCATGGGCGAGTTGGAACGGGCACTTGGGGCGCGCGCAGGTGACCTTCTGACGCAGGAGGAATGA
- a CDS encoding cupin domain-containing protein — MLGKKIREKRREQGKSLSELAALTGLTASFLSQVERDVAEPSITSLRKIAEALDVPIFYFLLDSDGYSPVVRKDSRKTLKFPRSHLAFELLSPDLNRQMEVMMATLKPGTSTCEEPLAHPGEECTVVLQGAMDIQVGDERYHLEEGDSIYYYCAIPHKITSVGNKDLVFISAITPPEF, encoded by the coding sequence TTGCTAGGTAAGAAGATCCGAGAGAAGCGCCGCGAACAGGGGAAGAGCCTGAGCGAACTCGCCGCGCTCACCGGGCTCACAGCGAGTTTTCTGAGCCAGGTGGAAAGAGACGTGGCTGAGCCGTCCATTACATCGCTCCGCAAGATCGCTGAGGCGCTCGACGTCCCGATATTCTACTTTCTCCTCGATTCGGACGGTTACAGCCCCGTGGTGAGGAAGGACAGCCGGAAGACGCTGAAGTTTCCCCGGTCCCACTTGGCGTTCGAACTCCTGTCGCCCGACCTTAACAGGCAGATGGAGGTCATGATGGCGACGCTCAAGCCCGGCACTTCAACCTGCGAGGAGCCCCTGGCTCACCCTGGCGAGGAATGCACCGTGGTGCTACAAGGGGCCATGGACATACAAGTGGGCGACGAGCGCTACCACCTTGAGGAAGGCGACAGCATCTACTACTATTGCGCTATTCCGCACAAGATCACGAGCGTCGGCAACAAGGACCTCGTTTTCATCTCCGCGATCACGCCGCCGGAGTTCTGA
- the arcC gene encoding carbamate kinase, giving the protein MRTTIVVALGGNAILKPGEKGTAEQQMNNVRSTCRNIVQLLKRGYRVVITHGNGPQVGNILIQNHSARDIVPAMPLDVCGAESQGLIGYMIQQAMHNEIAREGMRASVVTVLTQVVVDPADPAFANPTKPIGPFYSEEEAKRFMAERGEVWKEDAGRGWRKVVPSPLPVQIFERRAIESLLDRGEVVIAAGGGGIPVIKEGDALRGVEAVIDKDLASAKLGTDIGADVLLILTDVEKVALNYRTPAQVFLDNMTVEEARRYMAEGHFKAGSMGPKVQASIDFASSGGLAIITSLDKCLEALDGRSGTRISR; this is encoded by the coding sequence ATGCGGACGACGATCGTTGTGGCGCTTGGAGGCAACGCCATTCTGAAGCCCGGCGAGAAGGGCACCGCCGAGCAGCAGATGAACAACGTCCGATCCACGTGCCGGAACATAGTTCAGCTTCTGAAGAGAGGCTACAGGGTGGTCATCACGCACGGCAACGGTCCGCAGGTCGGCAACATCCTCATCCAGAACCACAGCGCGCGCGACATCGTTCCGGCGATGCCGCTCGATGTATGCGGGGCTGAAAGCCAGGGTCTCATCGGCTACATGATCCAGCAGGCCATGCACAACGAGATCGCCCGCGAGGGCATGCGGGCCTCGGTGGTCACGGTACTCACACAAGTGGTGGTGGACCCCGCTGATCCCGCGTTCGCGAATCCGACAAAACCGATCGGCCCGTTCTACTCGGAGGAAGAGGCGAAGCGCTTCATGGCGGAGCGGGGCGAGGTGTGGAAGGAAGACGCCGGCCGCGGTTGGCGCAAGGTGGTCCCATCGCCACTCCCCGTTCAGATATTCGAGAGGCGTGCTATCGAGAGCCTCCTCGATCGGGGAGAGGTGGTCATCGCCGCGGGCGGCGGGGGTATTCCCGTTATCAAAGAAGGTGACGCGCTGCGTGGGGTGGAGGCGGTTATCGATAAAGATCTCGCCAGCGCCAAGCTGGGAACGGACATTGGCGCGGACGTGCTGCTCATTCTGACTGATGTGGAGAAGGTCGCGCTCAACTACCGCACCCCGGCGCAGGTCTTTCTCGACAACATGACCGTCGAGGAAGCCAGGCGCTACATGGCCGAGGGACACTTCAAGGCGGGGAGCATGGGTCCCAAGGTGCAGGCGTCCATAGACTTCGCTTCGTCGGGCGGGCTTGCGATAATCACCTCCCTCGACAAGTGCCTGGAGGCGCTCGACGGCCGGAGCGGCACGAGGATATCACGCTGA
- the hydA gene encoding dihydropyrimidinase: MDFLIVGGLVVTARGEFRADVAVDGGKVSAVGEGLPRTPEAVVLDASGSYVLPGVIDAHTHFALRSRGTVTADDFASGMRSAACGGVTCVIDFADQVAGTSMPVAARARIDEAAAVASVDFALHMTVTNVPTDIEAEATALAGMGVGAIKLFTTYRAAGYLLDDADFLAVCKAARNAGLLVTVHAEDNDTVEALESALRAQGRTSPAHHAESRPPEAEATAIRKVAASLGALGIPVYFVHVSSAAGLEAVREARRLGHTVYVETCPHYLLLTSERYSGDMAREFVMTPPLREAADVAALWDAVLGGEIDVIATDHCAFTREQKALGETCFDVLPGIPGVETLLPLVHHEGVVRRGMSLRDMVRMLSYNPARLFGLFPRKGTIAPGSDADIVIFDPGCIRTISGSELHSRSGYTPYEGMRVQGWPRMAMVRGKVVCRNDQFVGAPGWGRFVAAAPSGRTAEEG; this comes from the coding sequence ATGGACTTCCTCATCGTTGGTGGGCTTGTGGTGACCGCTAGAGGGGAGTTCCGCGCGGATGTGGCCGTAGACGGGGGTAAGGTCTCCGCGGTGGGCGAAGGTTTGCCCAGAACGCCCGAGGCCGTGGTCCTGGACGCGTCAGGCAGTTACGTGCTCCCCGGGGTCATAGACGCGCACACCCATTTCGCACTTCGTTCGCGCGGGACGGTCACTGCGGATGACTTCGCGTCGGGCATGCGTTCGGCGGCGTGCGGAGGCGTCACCTGTGTCATCGACTTCGCCGACCAGGTGGCGGGCACCTCGATGCCGGTCGCCGCCCGGGCGCGCATAGACGAGGCGGCAGCCGTTGCGTCGGTCGACTTCGCCCTTCACATGACCGTCACGAACGTGCCGACGGACATCGAGGCCGAGGCCACGGCGCTCGCGGGGATGGGCGTCGGGGCGATCAAGCTCTTCACGACTTACCGTGCCGCGGGTTACCTTCTTGATGACGCGGACTTCCTCGCTGTGTGCAAGGCGGCGAGGAACGCCGGCCTCCTCGTGACGGTTCACGCCGAGGACAACGACACCGTGGAGGCGCTCGAATCCGCGCTTCGGGCGCAGGGCAGGACATCGCCCGCGCATCATGCCGAGTCGCGCCCGCCGGAGGCAGAGGCGACGGCCATAAGAAAAGTGGCCGCGAGCCTCGGCGCACTCGGGATCCCCGTGTACTTCGTTCACGTATCGAGCGCTGCTGGTCTCGAGGCGGTCCGTGAGGCCCGGCGACTGGGACACACGGTATACGTGGAGACATGCCCCCATTACCTCCTGCTGACGTCCGAGCGGTACTCGGGCGACATGGCACGCGAGTTTGTCATGACACCGCCGCTCCGGGAAGCGGCGGATGTAGCCGCGCTTTGGGACGCCGTCCTTGGCGGCGAGATCGACGTCATCGCCACAGATCACTGCGCTTTCACGCGCGAGCAAAAGGCTCTCGGGGAGACGTGCTTCGATGTCCTTCCGGGGATCCCCGGGGTCGAGACATTGCTGCCCCTTGTTCATCACGAGGGAGTCGTGCGCCGTGGCATGAGCCTGCGCGACATGGTGAGGATGCTTTCATACAACCCCGCCAGGCTGTTCGGGCTGTTTCCAAGGAAAGGGACTATTGCCCCGGGCTCTGACGCGGACATCGTGATATTCGATCCTGGGTGCATCCGCACGATCAGCGGGTCGGAGCTTCACTCAAGGTCAGGATACACGCCGTACGAGGGGATGAGAGTACAGGGCTGGCCCAGGATGGCTATGGTTCGAGGCAAGGTCGTGTGCAGGAACGATCAGTTCGTCGGGGCTCCCGGCTGGGGCCGGTTCGTTGCGGCAGCGCCCAGCGGGCGAACGGCGGAGGAGGGATGA
- a CDS encoding YgeY family selenium metabolism-linked hydrolase has translation MSLGGVGTDREQATRIRKAVEGYAENIITFLRELIAIPSTSTNEGECIRRIRLEMERAGFDVVRVDAVGNVIGTMGSGPRKILYDSHIDTVGVGDRAAWKWDPFQGKYENGIIYGRGASDNKAAIACMVWGARVMKDLGLLPDDVTLHVAGIVQEEDCDGWAVHEMITTQGIQPECVLLGECTNLQINRGHRGRCEIKVTTKGVSCHASAPSRGVNAIYKMMPIVAGIEELNGRLKNDPFLGRGTIAVTSIECKTGSLNVVPDECTIYVDRRMTVGETTESSIEEIRSLPGAEDAEVSLLTYDSPSYTGYRRTWEKYFPTWVLDEDHPLVEAGVKCAESLFGERPRTSKWVFSTDGTATMGRLGIPTIGFGPGEERHSHSVDDQVSVEHLVRSAMFYALFPRVYRHVAERSF, from the coding sequence ATGAGTTTGGGCGGCGTTGGCACGGACAGGGAACAAGCTACTAGGATAAGGAAGGCTGTGGAGGGATACGCGGAGAACATCATCACGTTTCTTCGAGAACTGATCGCGATACCGAGCACTAGCACGAACGAAGGCGAGTGTATCCGCCGGATCCGGCTTGAGATGGAGAGGGCCGGGTTCGATGTCGTGAGGGTGGACGCTGTCGGTAACGTCATCGGCACGATGGGGTCGGGGCCGCGCAAGATCCTGTATGACTCCCACATCGATACTGTGGGCGTGGGGGATCGCGCCGCGTGGAAGTGGGACCCCTTCCAGGGCAAGTACGAAAACGGCATCATATACGGGCGTGGTGCGTCCGACAACAAGGCTGCCATTGCCTGCATGGTGTGGGGCGCCCGCGTCATGAAAGACCTGGGTCTTCTTCCCGACGACGTGACCCTGCACGTTGCTGGAATCGTGCAGGAAGAGGATTGCGACGGGTGGGCCGTCCACGAGATGATCACCACTCAGGGGATTCAGCCCGAGTGCGTGCTGCTTGGCGAGTGCACTAATCTGCAGATAAACCGCGGGCATCGCGGCCGATGCGAGATCAAGGTGACCACCAAGGGCGTGTCGTGCCACGCGAGCGCTCCCTCTCGCGGGGTTAACGCCATCTACAAGATGATGCCGATAGTGGCGGGCATCGAGGAACTCAACGGCAGGCTCAAGAACGATCCGTTCCTCGGGCGCGGGACCATCGCCGTAACGTCGATCGAGTGCAAGACCGGCTCGCTCAACGTCGTGCCCGATGAGTGCACGATCTACGTTGACAGGCGGATGACGGTGGGGGAGACTACCGAGTCATCCATCGAAGAGATCCGGTCCCTCCCGGGAGCCGAAGATGCGGAGGTGAGTCTGCTCACGTACGATTCGCCGAGCTACACAGGATACAGGCGGACATGGGAGAAGTATTTCCCAACGTGGGTTCTGGACGAGGACCATCCCCTTGTGGAGGCGGGCGTGAAGTGCGCCGAGTCCCTTTTCGGAGAAAGGCCCCGCACAAGCAAGTGGGTGTTCTCGACAGACGGTACCGCCACCATGGGTAGGCTCGGTATCCCGACGATCGGGTTCGGGCCTGGCGAGGAACGGCACTCTCACTCGGTGGACGATCAGGTGAGCGTGGAACATCTCGTCAGGTCGGCCATGTTTTATGCTTTGTTTCCGAGGGTGTACAGGCATGTAGCCGAGCGATCCTTCTAG
- the argF gene encoding ornithine carbamoyltransferase has protein sequence MHSLLRGKHFITTQEWTKEELEMVLDVAWDLKKLFAMGVPHRYLQDKTLFMMFFEQSTRTRNSFEAGMTQLGGHAHDLTPDKLQISHGEAAKDTAMVLSRYGHGIAIRNCFFGIGNKYIREVAKWSSVPVFNMQCDLYHPCQALGDLMTIREKFGGELRGRKFVMSWAYAPSYMKPMSVPQSLILLMTRFGMDVTLAHPPEFRLMPEIMKQAEENARQAGVKFEVVHDMDAAFEGAHVVYPKSWGALMTTQDKDESMAIAKKYTDWICDERRMKLTAPDSIYMHCLPADRGYEVTDEVMDGPHSVVFDEAENRLHVQKALLTLCMGGRP, from the coding sequence GTGCATTCTTTATTGCGCGGCAAGCATTTCATCACCACGCAGGAGTGGACCAAGGAAGAGCTGGAGATGGTCCTGGACGTCGCCTGGGACCTCAAGAAGCTGTTCGCTATGGGGGTGCCCCATCGTTACCTACAGGACAAGACCCTTTTCATGATGTTCTTCGAGCAGTCCACGAGGACCCGGAACTCCTTCGAGGCTGGCATGACGCAGCTCGGCGGGCATGCTCACGATCTCACCCCCGACAAGCTGCAGATAAGCCACGGAGAGGCTGCGAAGGACACGGCGATGGTCCTCAGCAGGTATGGCCACGGCATCGCCATTCGAAACTGCTTCTTCGGAATAGGCAACAAGTACATACGCGAGGTCGCCAAGTGGTCGAGCGTCCCCGTGTTCAACATGCAGTGCGACCTATACCATCCGTGCCAGGCGCTCGGTGACCTCATGACGATAAGGGAGAAGTTCGGTGGGGAGCTCCGGGGACGCAAGTTCGTGATGTCGTGGGCTTACGCCCCGAGCTACATGAAGCCCATGTCGGTCCCGCAATCGCTCATCCTTCTCATGACCCGGTTCGGGATGGATGTGACTCTCGCCCACCCGCCCGAGTTCAGGCTGATGCCGGAGATCATGAAGCAGGCCGAGGAAAACGCCCGGCAGGCAGGAGTGAAATTCGAAGTGGTCCACGACATGGACGCGGCCTTCGAGGGGGCGCACGTAGTCTACCCGAAGAGCTGGGGAGCACTCATGACCACCCAGGACAAGGATGAGTCAATGGCAATCGCCAAGAAGTACACAGACTGGATATGCGATGAGAGGCGCATGAAGCTCACGGCCCCGGACTCCATCTACATGCACTGCTTGCCGGCCGACCGTGGCTACGAGGTGACCGACGAGGTGATGGACGGGCCGCACTCGGTGGTCTTCGACGAGGCCGAGAACAGGCTGCACGTGCAGAAGGCGCTCCTTACGCTTTGCATGGGCGGGCGGCCATGA
- a CDS encoding (2Fe-2S)-binding protein, translating to MNVRVNGRLVTADIPATRTLLEFLRDDLGLTGTKEGCGKGECGACTVLVDGRPVNSCLMLAYQADGKDVVTVEGLERDGKLHPIQEAFVAEGAVQCGFCIPGMIMSAKALLDAEPSPTRDEIRRAISGNLCRCTGYAKIVKAIERAAAALRPTERDGEPGSSGAPGEEKGGRAEADPELR from the coding sequence GTGAACGTGCGCGTGAACGGTCGCCTGGTCACGGCCGATATCCCCGCGACGCGGACCCTGCTCGAGTTTCTGCGTGATGACCTCGGCCTCACCGGCACGAAGGAAGGGTGCGGCAAGGGCGAGTGCGGCGCGTGCACGGTGCTCGTGGATGGGAGGCCTGTCAACTCCTGCCTTATGCTGGCATATCAGGCGGACGGGAAGGACGTCGTGACCGTGGAAGGCCTCGAGCGCGACGGCAAGCTTCACCCGATCCAGGAGGCGTTCGTCGCCGAAGGCGCCGTGCAGTGCGGGTTCTGCATCCCGGGGATGATCATGTCAGCAAAAGCGTTACTGGATGCCGAGCCCTCGCCGACCAGGGACGAGATCAGGCGAGCGATATCAGGCAACCTCTGCAGGTGCACTGGATATGCCAAGATAGTGAAGGCGATCGAGAGGGCGGCGGCCGCGCTCCGGCCGACAGAGCGTGACGGGGAGCCTGGGAGCTCGGGTGCGCCCGGGGAGGAGAAGGGCGGCCGCGCCGAGGCCGACCCTGAGCTGAGGTGA
- a CDS encoding nucleotidyltransferase family protein: MGKLKQTLPWGDRTVVEAAVDAALGAADVCEVVVVLGHEARSVAAALASRPRPRMRLVVNADYRLGMLSSVKTGVRALSDEIEAFLIAPADQPGISCEDYRLVVQAYRNARPRVDVVIPTYRGRGGHPTLFATGLRHEVLDLPYDGRGLRDLIARHEDRVLRAELDRPGMVADLDTAGDYERALEMMKTRMH, from the coding sequence ATGGGGAAGCTCAAACAGACCCTACCCTGGGGCGACCGCACTGTGGTGGAAGCCGCGGTTGACGCAGCCCTCGGCGCGGCGGACGTTTGCGAGGTCGTGGTGGTGCTCGGACACGAAGCCCGGTCTGTGGCGGCGGCGCTCGCGTCGCGTCCTCGGCCGAGGATGCGCTTGGTCGTGAACGCTGATTACCGCCTCGGCATGCTTTCGTCGGTCAAGACCGGGGTTCGCGCGCTATCTGATGAGATCGAGGCGTTCCTCATCGCTCCAGCAGACCAGCCTGGCATCTCTTGTGAGGATTATCGTCTCGTCGTGCAGGCGTACCGGAACGCACGGCCTCGTGTGGATGTGGTCATACCCACGTATCGCGGACGCGGCGGTCACCCGACCCTTTTCGCGACCGGCCTGAGGCACGAGGTGCTGGACCTGCCGTATGACGGGCGCGGACTTCGCGACCTCATCGCGCGGCATGAGGACCGCGTTCTCCGGGCGGAGCTGGATAGGCCGGGGATGGTAGCGGACCTCGACACCGCGGGAGATTACGAGCGGGCTCTCGAGATGATGAAAACGCGGATGCACTGA
- a CDS encoding xanthine dehydrogenase, protein MNTGRANEPESGLEAEHGPEAGSGLRPGPRRSASGAGPADALAIYKAIARLIDEGGRGALATVIATEGSSPGLPGFKMLVFPGGATLGTVGGGALEARIIREAEDALASGRPRLVEVELAPGTQDNLGMICGGTATVYIEPIVPRPRAVVFGAGHVGAAVAHIATVAGFSVVVVDDRPEFADREKLVADEVVVSDLGEAARAVRMDAGTYVVIVTRGHAHDRRVLAECLRRDPRPCYIGMIGSRSKVRATFDALLGEGFSQEDVACVHAPIGLDIGAQTAQEIAVAIVAQMIQVKNNKR, encoded by the coding sequence GTGAACACAGGACGCGCAAATGAACCGGAGAGCGGGCTAGAGGCTGAGCATGGGCCGGAGGCAGGGTCCGGCCTCCGGCCAGGCCCTCGCAGGTCCGCGTCGGGTGCCGGGCCCGCTGACGCTCTTGCCATTTACAAGGCGATAGCCCGCCTCATCGATGAGGGCGGTCGTGGGGCGCTCGCCACCGTGATCGCCACCGAGGGTTCGTCGCCCGGGCTTCCCGGCTTCAAGATGTTGGTCTTTCCGGGCGGGGCCACCCTTGGAACCGTGGGTGGAGGTGCGCTCGAAGCAAGGATCATCCGTGAGGCCGAGGATGCCCTGGCAAGCGGGAGGCCGAGGCTCGTCGAGGTGGAGCTCGCGCCAGGCACCCAGGATAACCTGGGAATGATCTGCGGCGGCACGGCCACGGTGTACATCGAGCCCATCGTGCCGAGGCCGCGGGCCGTAGTGTTCGGCGCTGGACACGTAGGCGCGGCGGTAGCGCACATAGCTACCGTGGCGGGGTTCAGCGTCGTGGTTGTGGACGACCGGCCGGAGTTCGCCGACAGGGAAAAGCTCGTGGCCGATGAGGTCGTCGTGTCGGATCTTGGTGAGGCGGCCCGCGCGGTGCGGATGGACGCCGGAACGTACGTGGTCATCGTTACCCGGGGTCATGCCCACGACCGGAGGGTCCTGGCGGAGTGCCTGAGGCGCGATCCGCGGCCGTGTTATATCGGCATGATCGGGAGCCGGTCTAAGGTGCGTGCTACGTTCGATGCGCTCCTCGGCGAGGGCTTTTCTCAGGAGGATGTAGCGTGCGTGCATGCGCCGATAGGCCTAGATATAGGCGCGCAAACCGCGCAAGAGATCGCCGTGGCCATCGTCGCTCAAATGATCCAGGTCAAGAACAACAAGCGCTGA